Proteins from one Loktanella sp. M215 genomic window:
- the scpB gene encoding SMC-Scp complex subunit ScpB, with protein sequence MSEPRDSLFEAPPMADQERMVEAILFATAEPVTVPQLAGRMPHGCDPAAALALVRKRFAGRGVHLVRVGEAWAFRTAPDLGFLMSDETVETRKLSRAAIETLAIVAYHQPATRAEIEEIRGVSVSRGTLDQLIELDWIRLGRRRMTPGRPVTFIVTQHFLDHFGLESARDLPGLKELRAAGLLDSRPVPGTESEDTDQDGQDDLFEDDA encoded by the coding sequence ATGTCTGAACCCCGCGACAGCCTGTTCGAGGCGCCGCCCATGGCGGATCAGGAACGCATGGTTGAGGCGATTCTGTTTGCCACCGCCGAACCCGTCACCGTGCCGCAGCTTGCTGGCCGGATGCCGCACGGCTGCGATCCCGCCGCGGCGCTGGCGCTGGTGCGCAAGCGGTTCGCCGGGCGCGGCGTGCATCTGGTCCGCGTGGGCGAAGCCTGGGCCTTTCGCACGGCGCCAGACCTTGGCTTTCTTATGAGCGACGAGACCGTCGAGACCCGCAAGCTGTCTCGCGCCGCAATCGAGACGCTGGCCATCGTCGCCTATCACCAGCCAGCCACCCGCGCCGAGATCGAGGAGATCCGCGGCGTCAGTGTCAGCCGCGGCACGTTGGACCAGTTGATCGAACTGGATTGGATTCGCCTTGGCCGGCGCCGCATGACGCCCGGCCGCCCGGTCACATTCATCGTGACGCAGCACTTCCTCGATCACTTCGGCCTCGAATCCGCGCGCGACCTGCCGGGTCTGAAGGAATTGCGCGCCGCAGGGCTGCTGGACAGCCGCCCGGTGCCGGGGACCGAGTCGGAGGACACGGATCAGGACGGTCAGGACGACCTGTTCGAGGACGACGCCTGA
- a CDS encoding GGDEF domain-containing protein — translation MLKIRDQFDPIDDRLGVVIWLQARKSLFAMVMGACAVVGVALNVAMHGPWQPPQAASGAATHPATALALIALAVAMFRTPFADRGAPGATGLTAAAGLIAVAWTVLGAMGLDPLAMVLPVRGRMSVDTGGAIVLLSLAIGLRYRAPCTGIACLVGLLAIVLNTLLSMTFGVRHFGGLMAGMTLAALCSGAVCAIALHAVHPVVRIIMLTSQVGVRTRVMAAVGTCIPWLAGMFLYRIWGVPRQGFQIEAVVIAIVIATTILLSIASGFQHQIADEMRRSVEKRLAEQAVTDGLTGLRNRVGLMQILRRRMSELRTTGKAACVVIFDLDHFKTINDTHGHDEGDRVLRNVARALPPLLRQGDVLGRWGGEEFMLIADARQEEELKQLVERLRVAICDLSRQTAAHCQTGPFNISASFGVSALRETDTSFEQAIKRADLALYKAKDGGRNCVAFALAYDKAA, via the coding sequence ATGCTGAAAATCAGGGACCAGTTCGACCCGATCGACGATCGCTTGGGGGTGGTGATATGGCTTCAGGCGCGCAAGTCATTGTTCGCCATGGTCATGGGCGCCTGCGCCGTTGTCGGTGTGGCGCTGAACGTCGCGATGCACGGGCCCTGGCAGCCACCCCAGGCGGCGTCCGGTGCCGCGACGCATCCCGCGACGGCGCTTGCCCTGATCGCACTGGCCGTGGCGATGTTCCGCACGCCTTTCGCCGACCGCGGGGCGCCTGGCGCGACCGGCCTGACGGCCGCCGCCGGGCTGATCGCAGTCGCTTGGACGGTTCTGGGGGCCATGGGGCTTGACCCGCTGGCCATGGTCTTGCCGGTGCGCGGCAGGATGAGCGTGGATACAGGCGGTGCCATCGTGCTGCTGTCGCTTGCCATCGGACTGCGCTACCGGGCGCCCTGCACCGGGATCGCCTGCCTTGTCGGGCTTCTTGCGATCGTGCTGAACACACTTCTGTCGATGACCTTTGGCGTCCGGCATTTCGGCGGGCTCATGGCGGGCATGACGCTGGCGGCCCTGTGCAGCGGGGCGGTCTGCGCGATTGCGCTGCACGCCGTGCATCCGGTGGTGCGAATCATCATGCTGACGTCTCAGGTCGGCGTCAGGACGCGGGTGATGGCAGCGGTCGGCACGTGCATTCCGTGGCTAGCGGGCATGTTCCTCTACCGCATCTGGGGCGTGCCGCGGCAAGGCTTTCAGATCGAGGCGGTGGTGATCGCCATCGTCATCGCCACGACGATCCTGCTGTCGATCGCCTCTGGCTTTCAGCACCAGATCGCGGACGAGATGCGCCGATCAGTCGAAAAACGTCTGGCGGAACAGGCGGTCACGGATGGTCTGACGGGCCTGCGCAACCGGGTCGGCCTGATGCAGATCCTGCGCCGCCGGATGAGCGAGCTGCGCACCACCGGCAAGGCCGCCTGCGTCGTGATCTTCGACCTCGATCATTTCAAGACGATCAACGACACCCACGGCCACGACGAAGGCGACCGCGTGCTGCGCAACGTCGCCCGCGCCCTGCCGCCGCTGCTGCGTCAGGGCGACGTGTTGGGTCGCTGGGGTGGCGAAGAATTCATGCTGATCGCCGACGCGCGGCAGGAGGAGGAGCTGAAGCAACTGGTCGAGCGCTTGCGTGTCGCGATCTGCGACCTGTCGCGGCAGACGGCGGCGCATTGCCAGACCGGTCCCTTCAACATCAGCGCGTCCTTCGGGGTCAGCGCGCTGCGGGAGACCGATACATCCTTCGAGCAGGCGATCAAGCGGGCCGATCTGGCGCTTTACAAGGCCAAGGACGGCGGTCGCAACTGCGTGGCCTTTGCGTTGGCCTACGACAAGGCGGCCTGA
- a CDS encoding 2'-deoxycytidine 5'-triphosphate deaminase, with protein MTEFASGVLADHQIAQLIASGAITASHPIAEGQIQPASLDLRLGDVAYRVRASFLTGAARTVTERLADFTMHAVPLTGGAVLEKGCVYVVPLREALSLPPGMTAAASAKSSIGRLDLLTRIITDRGTAFDRVPAGYTGPLYVEICPRSFSVVAEPGQMLNQIIFRQGQTLMSDAELLDLHRQTPIVNTDPVISDGLGFSVDLRPATGTLIGYRAKPHTGVVDLAKLGHYTPSDYWEEVHTDTGWIILDPGAFYILVSREAIVIPPLQAAEMAPYLAMVGEFRVHYAGFFDPGFGWADAGGTGSRGVLEVRCHEAPFVLEHGQIVGRLVYERMSSHPRALYGAGIASNYQGQGLKLSKHFAQS; from the coding sequence ATGACAGAATTTGCATCCGGCGTGCTGGCCGATCATCAGATCGCGCAGCTGATCGCCTCCGGCGCGATCACTGCCAGCCATCCGATTGCGGAGGGACAGATCCAGCCGGCATCGCTCGACCTGCGCTTGGGCGATGTGGCCTACCGGGTGCGGGCGTCCTTCCTGACCGGCGCCGCGCGCACCGTGACCGAACGGTTGGCCGATTTCACCATGCACGCCGTCCCCCTGACCGGCGGCGCCGTGCTGGAAAAAGGCTGTGTCTATGTCGTGCCCCTGCGCGAGGCGTTGTCTCTGCCGCCGGGGATGACGGCCGCCGCCAGTGCCAAATCGTCGATCGGGCGCCTCGATCTGCTGACGCGCATCATCACCGACCGCGGCACGGCCTTCGATCGCGTGCCCGCAGGCTATACCGGGCCGCTTTATGTCGAAATCTGCCCACGCAGTTTTTCCGTCGTCGCAGAGCCGGGCCAGATGCTGAACCAGATCATCTTTCGTCAGGGCCAGACGCTGATGTCGGATGCCGAATTGCTGGATCTGCACCGTCAGACGCCCATCGTGAACACGGATCCGGTGATCTCGGACGGCCTTGGATTTTCGGTCGATCTGCGCCCCGCCACCGGCACGCTGATCGGCTACCGCGCTAAGCCTCATACCGGCGTCGTCGATCTGGCGAAACTGGGGCATTACACCCCGTCGGATTATTGGGAAGAGGTCCACACGGACACCGGCTGGATCATCCTCGATCCCGGGGCCTTCTATATCCTCGTTAGCCGCGAGGCGATCGTCATCCCGCCCCTGCAGGCCGCCGAGATGGCGCCCTATCTGGCCATGGTTGGCGAGTTTCGGGTGCATTACGCCGGGTTCTTCGATCCCGGCTTCGGCTGGGCAGACGCGGGCGGCACCGGGTCGCGCGGCGTGCTGGAGGTGCGCTGCCACGAAGCCCCCTTCGTGCTGGAACACGGCCAAATCGTCGGGCGGCTGGTCTACGAGCGGATGTCGTCGCATCCGCGCGCGCTTTATGGCGCCGGGATCGCCTCGAATTACCAGGGCCAGGGCCTGAAACTGTCGAAGCATTTCGCACAGAGCTGA
- a CDS encoding MerR family transcriptional regulator, translating to MAKAPDAFRTISEVADQLDTPAHVLRFWESKFTQVKPVKRAGGRRYYRPDDVALLGGIKALLHDQGMTIKGAQKMMRERGIKVVMALGQPDDDGMVDAIDMIATPSPPAQVTEAEALLDDPLTPFDGVDNVVSLAVTTSDESPSAAPDTDTDTDTDTDTDTDTDTDTGDDLPAAMSSATEPMALPPAPSPRPPVPSRVLADLARMDRNLSVTRAASLAAVLVRLERVHAAMPGR from the coding sequence GTGGCCAAGGCCCCAGACGCCTTTCGCACCATCTCTGAAGTGGCCGACCAACTGGACACGCCGGCGCATGTGCTGCGCTTTTGGGAAAGCAAGTTCACGCAGGTCAAACCGGTGAAGCGGGCCGGTGGTCGACGCTACTATCGCCCCGACGACGTGGCGCTGCTGGGCGGGATCAAGGCACTGCTGCACGATCAGGGCATGACCATCAAGGGCGCGCAGAAGATGATGCGCGAACGCGGCATCAAGGTCGTGATGGCACTTGGCCAGCCCGACGATGACGGAATGGTCGATGCGATCGACATGATCGCAACACCGTCCCCGCCCGCCCAAGTGACCGAAGCCGAGGCGCTGCTTGACGATCCGTTGACCCCTTTCGACGGCGTCGACAATGTCGTGTCACTGGCCGTGACCACATCGGACGAATCGCCAAGCGCCGCACCCGACACTGATACGGATACGGATACGGATACGGATACGGATACGGATACGGATACGGATACCGGGGACGATCTGCCTGCGGCGATGTCAAGTGCGACCGAACCGATGGCCCTGCCACCGGCCCCGTCGCCGCGGCCGCCGGTGCCGTCGCGGGTGCTGGCCGATCTGGCCCGCATGGACCGCAATCTCTCGGTCACGCGCGCGGCATCGCTGGCCGCCGTGCTGGTCCGGCTGGAACGGGTTCATGCCGCAATGCCGGGACGCTGA
- the ihfA gene encoding integration host factor subunit alpha → MTDKTLTRMDLSDAVHTQVGLSRNESAELVESVLQHMSDALVEGEQVKISSFGTFSTRDKAARVGRNPKTGEEVPIHPRRVLTFRPSHLMKDKVAAGNKS, encoded by the coding sequence ATGACTGACAAGACACTGACTCGGATGGATCTGTCCGACGCCGTGCATACGCAGGTGGGCCTGTCGCGCAACGAAAGTGCCGAGCTGGTCGAAAGCGTCCTGCAGCATATGTCCGACGCGCTGGTCGAAGGCGAACAGGTCAAGATCAGCTCTTTCGGGACCTTCTCGACCCGTGACAAGGCGGCCCGCGTGGGACGTAATCCCAAGACCGGCGAAGAGGTGCCGATCCACCCGCGGCGGGTTCTGACCTTTCGTCCCAGCCACCTGATGAAGGACAAGGTCGCTGCGGGCAACAAATCGTAA
- a CDS encoding beta-ketoacyl-ACP synthase III translates to MTRRAVVEGVGHYLPDRIVPNSWFAESLDTSDEWIKSRSGIERRHFAADGQTTSDLASRAAKAALADAGLQGSDIDAIILATSTADMTFPSAATMVQEAIGNTTGFAFDVQAVCAGFVYALANANALIISGQAKRVLVIGAETFSRIMDWTDRSTCVLFGDGAGALILGAEEGDGTPADRGILATDLNSDGRYRDLLYVDGGVATQNTGKLRMEGKEVFRHAVEKLAATAEAALDKAGLAAPDVDWVVPHQANIRIIQATAKKLGVGMDRVVVTVQDHGNTSAASIPLALSVGRDRGQIKRGDVVVTEAIGGGLAWGSVVLRW, encoded by the coding sequence ATGACCCGCCGCGCCGTGGTAGAGGGAGTCGGGCATTATCTGCCGGACCGGATCGTGCCGAACAGCTGGTTCGCGGAATCGCTCGACACCAGCGACGAGTGGATCAAGAGCCGGTCCGGGATCGAGCGGCGTCATTTCGCCGCCGACGGTCAGACCACTTCCGATCTGGCGTCGCGTGCGGCCAAGGCTGCCTTGGCCGACGCCGGTTTGCAGGGGTCCGACATCGACGCGATCATCCTCGCGACCTCCACCGCGGACATGACCTTTCCCTCTGCCGCGACCATGGTGCAGGAAGCGATCGGCAACACCACCGGTTTTGCCTTCGATGTGCAGGCCGTCTGCGCGGGATTCGTCTATGCGCTGGCCAATGCGAATGCGCTGATCATCTCGGGTCAGGCAAAACGGGTGCTGGTGATCGGGGCCGAAACCTTCAGCCGGATCATGGACTGGACCGACCGCAGCACCTGCGTGCTGTTCGGTGACGGTGCCGGTGCGCTGATTCTGGGCGCCGAGGAGGGCGATGGCACGCCTGCCGACCGTGGTATCCTCGCGACGGACTTGAATTCCGACGGGCGCTACCGCGATCTGCTTTATGTCGACGGCGGTGTCGCGACCCAGAACACCGGCAAGCTGCGGATGGAAGGCAAGGAAGTCTTTCGCCACGCGGTCGAGAAACTGGCCGCCACCGCAGAGGCTGCGCTGGACAAGGCGGGCCTCGCGGCCCCGGACGTCGACTGGGTCGTCCCCCATCAGGCCAATATCCGCATCATTCAGGCGACCGCGAAAAAGCTGGGCGTCGGCATGGACCGCGTCGTCGTCACCGTTCAGGATCACGGCAATACCTCTGCCGCGTCGATTCCGCTGGCCTTGTCCGTCGGCCGGGACCGCGGTCAAATCAAGCGCGGCGACGTCGTCGTGACCGAGGCGATCGGCGGCGGTCTGGCCTGGGGATCAGTCGTTTTACGCTGGTGA
- the plsX gene encoding phosphate acyltransferase PlsX: MTQTGTTLTGTDTSRVLSIDAMGGDNGPATVVAGLALFLKKKPGTQVILHGRASELTPLLAKHGLAGKVTLRDATDVVTMHDKPSLVLRQGKATSMWSAIEAVRNGEAGVVVSCGNTGGLMAMSMLRLRKVDGVNRPAIACLWPSRNPQGFNVMLDAGADIRADQDDLLIYALMGTSYARNAFDLKRPRVGLLNVGTEEHKGRAELKVAHELIGTAATKGDFEYVGFVEGGNLPGDVCDVIVTDGFTGNVALKTGEGIANLISDLLRSSLRKTPLSMLGALLARGALRALKKRVDPRRVNGGVFLGLTKTVIKSHGSADATGVAAAISLAYRLAEQGFSEKLAARLAGALPHDTGTSPKGESA, from the coding sequence ATGACCCAGACGGGGACGACCCTGACCGGGACAGATACGTCGCGCGTTCTGTCGATCGACGCCATGGGTGGCGATAACGGGCCTGCAACTGTCGTTGCGGGCCTCGCCCTGTTTCTGAAGAAGAAACCCGGCACGCAGGTCATCCTGCATGGCCGCGCGAGCGAGTTGACCCCCCTGCTTGCGAAACACGGGCTGGCGGGCAAGGTGACGCTGCGCGATGCCACCGACGTCGTCACCATGCATGACAAACCCAGCCTCGTGCTGCGGCAGGGCAAAGCCACCTCCATGTGGTCCGCGATCGAGGCCGTGCGTAACGGCGAGGCGGGCGTCGTGGTCAGTTGCGGCAACACCGGCGGGTTGATGGCCATGTCGATGCTGCGCCTGCGCAAGGTGGACGGCGTGAACCGCCCCGCCATTGCCTGCCTCTGGCCGTCGCGCAACCCGCAAGGCTTCAACGTCATGCTGGACGCGGGCGCCGACATCCGCGCCGATCAGGACGATCTGCTGATCTATGCGCTGATGGGCACGTCCTATGCCCGCAACGCCTTTGATCTGAAACGCCCGCGCGTCGGGTTGCTGAACGTCGGCACCGAGGAACACAAGGGCCGGGCAGAGCTGAAGGTCGCGCACGAACTGATCGGGACAGCGGCCACCAAGGGCGATTTTGAATACGTGGGCTTTGTCGAGGGCGGCAACCTGCCCGGCGACGTCTGCGACGTCATCGTGACCGACGGCTTTACCGGCAACGTCGCGCTGAAGACCGGCGAGGGAATCGCCAACCTGATCTCCGACCTGCTGCGCAGCTCGCTGCGCAAGACGCCGCTGTCGATGCTGGGCGCACTGCTCGCCCGCGGTGCGCTGCGCGCGCTGAAAAAGCGCGTCGATCCGCGCAGGGTCAACGGTGGCGTGTTCCTCGGCCTGACCAAGACCGTGATCAAGAGCCACGGCTCTGCCGATGCCACCGGTGTCGCGGCGGCGATTTCACTGGCCTACCGTCTGGCCGAACAGGGATTCTCGGAAAAGCTGGCCGCCCGGCTGGCGGGCGCCCTGCCCCACGATACCGGCACCAGCCCCAAGGGAGAGTCCGCATGA
- the rpmF gene encoding 50S ribosomal protein L32, whose protein sequence is MAVQQNKVSKSRRNMRRAHDSLTAANPNNCTNCGEQKRPHHICPSCGHYATREVIVADAIEMDEDAA, encoded by the coding sequence ATGGCCGTCCAGCAGAACAAAGTCTCCAAATCCCGCCGTAACATGCGTCGTGCACACGATTCGCTGACGGCAGCAAACCCCAACAACTGCACCAACTGCGGCGAGCAGAAGCGCCCGCACCACATCTGCCCGTCCTGCGGCCACTACGCGACCCGCGAAGTGATCGTGGCCGACGCGATCGAGATGGACGAAGACGCAGCGTAA
- a CDS encoding YceD family protein — protein MNGHSDLPTKILRLADLTNRHATTFALTTTQAERDAVAAHLDILGVKKLTFAGEITPQGRGDWQLTGVLGATVVQACVATLAPVTTRLDEDIRRVYARDFTYPEGAEAEMPEDDAVEPLPQTLDLGAVMVEALSLGLPPFPRADGAELGQVLAAAEGVTPMTDDDAKPFAGLGALRDKLSKDDADEA, from the coding sequence ATGAACGGTCATAGTGACTTACCGACCAAGATCCTGCGGCTGGCCGATCTGACCAACCGCCACGCCACGACCTTTGCGCTGACCACGACGCAAGCCGAGCGTGATGCGGTGGCCGCCCACCTCGACATCCTTGGTGTGAAAAAGCTGACCTTCGCGGGCGAGATCACGCCGCAGGGGCGCGGCGACTGGCAGCTGACAGGGGTGCTGGGCGCGACGGTCGTGCAGGCCTGCGTGGCCACGCTGGCGCCGGTCACCACGCGGCTGGACGAGGATATCCGCCGCGTCTACGCCCGCGATTTCACCTATCCCGAAGGCGCCGAGGCCGAGATGCCGGAAGACGACGCGGTGGAACCCCTGCCGCAGACTCTCGATCTGGGCGCCGTCATGGTCGAGGCGCTGAGCCTTGGCCTGCCGCCGTTCCCTCGTGCCGACGGCGCCGAACTGGGTCAGGTGCTGGCCGCCGCCGAAGGTGTGACCCCGATGACCGACGACGACGCAAAGCCGTTCGCGGGCCTTGGCGCGCTGCGTGACAAGCTGTCAAAGGACGACGCGGACGAGGCCTGA
- a CDS encoding outer membrane protein assembly factor BamE — protein MTDSITKGLRSLIMVGGLALTMACTPIVRNYGYVPTPDDLAQITVGQDTRDSVTTLIGPPTTTGMLGTDAYFYVQSRFETVGARAPVEVDRQVLAVSFASDGTVSNVEQFGLQDGRVIALSRRVTTDNVRDSTFLRQLLGSVGRFNAGDFLGESGGAP, from the coding sequence ATGACAGACAGCATCACGAAGGGCCTGCGCAGCCTGATCATGGTGGGCGGGCTGGCCCTGACGATGGCCTGCACGCCGATCGTGCGCAACTATGGCTATGTGCCGACCCCGGACGATCTGGCGCAGATCACCGTCGGTCAGGATACCCGCGACAGCGTCACGACACTGATCGGCCCGCCGACAACCACGGGCATGCTGGGGACGGACGCCTATTTCTATGTGCAAAGCCGGTTCGAGACGGTCGGCGCGCGTGCGCCGGTCGAGGTCGACCGTCAGGTGCTGGCCGTCAGCTTTGCCAGCGACGGCACGGTGTCCAACGTCGAACAGTTCGGCCTGCAGGACGGCCGCGTGATCGCCCTGTCGCGCCGTGTGACCACCGACAACGTGCGCGACAGCACGTTCCTGCGCCAGTTGCTGGGCAGCGTCGGCCGCTTCAACGCCGGCGACTTTTTGGGCGAGAGCGGCGGCGCGCCGTAA
- the msrB gene encoding peptide-methionine (R)-S-oxide reductase MsrB, whose protein sequence is MDKVNKTDAEWKEELSPEAFKVLRKHSTERAGTHDDFPKDAGTFLCKGCGNPLFTQDTKFESGTGWPSFYAPIDDDAVGEQTDRSLFMRRTEVHCARCDGHLGHVFPDGPAPTGLRYCMNGVAMTFAPDED, encoded by the coding sequence ATGGACAAAGTCAACAAAACCGACGCCGAATGGAAAGAAGAACTGTCACCGGAGGCCTTCAAGGTGCTGCGCAAGCACAGCACGGAGCGGGCGGGCACCCACGACGACTTTCCCAAGGATGCAGGCACTTTCCTGTGCAAGGGCTGCGGCAACCCGCTGTTCACGCAGGACACCAAATTCGAATCCGGCACCGGCTGGCCGTCCTTCTATGCCCCCATCGACGATGATGCCGTGGGCGAGCAGACCGACCGCAGCCTGTTCATGCGCCGCACAGAGGTGCATTGCGCGCGCTGCGACGGGCATCTGGGCCACGTCTTTCCGGACGGTCCGGCGCCCACGGGCCTGCGCTATTGCATGAACGGCGTCGCGATGACGTTCGCACCGGACGAGGACTGA
- a CDS encoding GNAT family N-acetyltransferase, whose amino-acid sequence MTASFHKGRLGVRLAQDAADLAACQALRHACFFGKPGVDADDFDAVCQHIMIGGEGGLVGTCRVMVLQDGAALSASYAATAYDLSPLAAFERPVMEIGRFCVTPTAGTVDVLRLAWGALTGLVDAHGAGMLIGCSSFAGADPQRHAPALALLGAHHQGPDALRPLRRAARTVSLAGAVPDRRAALAGLPQLLRSYLGMGGWVGDHAVVDDVMDTVHVFTAVAVDAVPPARARALRALAG is encoded by the coding sequence ATGACGGCATCATTTCACAAGGGGCGTCTGGGCGTCCGGCTGGCGCAGGATGCCGCGGACTTGGCCGCGTGTCAGGCCCTGCGGCACGCCTGTTTCTTCGGCAAGCCCGGCGTCGATGCGGATGATTTCGATGCCGTCTGTCAGCACATCATGATCGGAGGAGAGGGCGGTCTGGTCGGCACCTGCCGGGTTATGGTGTTGCAAGACGGTGCGGCCCTGTCCGCCAGCTATGCCGCGACCGCCTATGACTTGTCACCTCTGGCTGCTTTTGAACGGCCGGTGATGGAGATCGGGCGCTTTTGCGTGACCCCCACCGCGGGCACGGTGGACGTCCTGCGGCTGGCCTGGGGCGCGCTGACAGGGCTGGTGGACGCGCACGGGGCCGGGATGCTGATCGGCTGTTCCAGCTTTGCCGGTGCCGATCCGCAGCGCCACGCGCCGGCGCTGGCGCTGCTCGGCGCGCATCATCAGGGGCCTGATGCGCTGCGACCCTTGCGCCGGGCCGCGCGGACCGTGTCACTGGCCGGTGCCGTGCCGGACCGGCGGGCGGCGCTGGCGGGACTGCCGCAGCTGTTGCGCAGTTACCTGGGGATGGGCGGCTGGGTCGGCGATCACGCGGTGGTGGATGACGTGATGGATACGGTTCATGTCTTTACAGCCGTCGCCGTCGATGCGGTGCCGCCGGCCCGGGCGCGGGCCTTGCGCGCGCTGGCGGGCTGA
- the ctaA gene encoding heme A synthase, which translates to MATKSRSIFEEVGTTAKPLAKPGGIDSRGQGARGAIRVWLMVLFALLVAMIAVGGLTRLTDSGLSITEWRPVTGALPPLDDAAWQAEFAKYQASPEYQLQNVGMDMAAFKQIFWWEWGHRQLGRVIGLVWALGFAGFAVTRKIPKGWTGRLFLVGVLGGLQGAIGWWMVSSGLKGGMTDVASYRLATHLGLAFIIFGTITWHILKIGRRSADLLTARRAGDARLWQLSNALMGLAFLQIVLGALVAGIDAGRGYPDWPLMAGGWLPPDMWQLTPIWRNLFENDGTVQFIHRMSGYVLFLFGLYVWWRSRGSANRRTRAAFAMVMGMLVVQLALGIATVMTMAMAHVAIVHQLGAVLLWVLILRARFLSRYPFAQSVREARP; encoded by the coding sequence ATGGCAACGAAATCCCGCAGCATCTTTGAAGAAGTCGGCACGACGGCCAAGCCGTTAGCCAAGCCCGGTGGCATCGACAGCCGCGGGCAGGGCGCGCGGGGCGCGATCCGGGTCTGGTTGATGGTGCTTTTCGCCTTGCTGGTGGCGATGATCGCCGTGGGCGGGCTGACGCGTCTGACGGATTCGGGGCTGTCGATCACCGAATGGCGGCCCGTGACCGGCGCGCTGCCGCCGCTGGACGATGCCGCGTGGCAGGCGGAGTTCGCCAAGTATCAGGCGAGCCCCGAGTATCAGTTGCAAAATGTCGGCATGGACATGGCGGCGTTTAAGCAGATCTTCTGGTGGGAATGGGGCCACCGGCAGCTGGGCCGCGTGATCGGTCTGGTCTGGGCGCTGGGGTTCGCGGGCTTTGCCGTGACCCGCAAGATCCCGAAGGGGTGGACCGGGCGGTTGTTCCTTGTGGGCGTGCTGGGCGGCCTTCAGGGCGCGATTGGATGGTGGATGGTGTCCTCGGGCCTGAAGGGCGGGATGACGGATGTCGCCTCTTATCGGTTGGCCACGCATCTGGGGCTGGCCTTCATCATCTTTGGCACGATCACGTGGCATATCTTGAAGATCGGGCGCCGCTCGGCGGATCTGCTGACTGCGCGGCGGGCGGGCGATGCGCGGCTGTGGCAGCTGTCGAACGCGCTGATGGGGCTGGCCTTCCTGCAGATCGTGCTGGGCGCGCTGGTGGCGGGTATCGACGCCGGGCGCGGTTATCCGGACTGGCCGCTGATGGCGGGCGGCTGGCTGCCCCCCGACATGTGGCAGCTGACACCGATCTGGCGGAACCTGTTCGAGAATGACGGCACGGTGCAGTTCATTCACCGGATGAGCGGGTATGTCCTGTTCCTGTTTGGCCTTTATGTCTGGTGGCGCAGCCGTGGCAGCGCGAACCGGCGGACGCGGGCCGCCTTTGCCATGGTGATGGGGATGCTGGTGGTGCAGCTGGCGCTTGGCATCGCAACGGTCATGACCATGGCCATGGCCCATGTCGCCATCGTTCACCAGCTGGGTGCGGTATTGCTCTGGGTGCTGATCCTGCGCGCCCGATTCCTGTCACGTTATCCCTTCGCCCAATCCGTCAGAGAGGCCCGCCCATGA